In Blastopirellula sp. J2-11, a single genomic region encodes these proteins:
- a CDS encoding alpha/beta hydrolase produces MRFCYAASLALALLFSSAWQTSAVAAKYQTESDVPYREGDSLTDYEQERCKLDVYYPADTKNFTTVVWFHGGGLTGGRKSVPKGLQSKGFAVVTVNYRLSPKVKAPAYIEDAAAAIAWTFKNIQRFGGDPNKIFVSGSSAGGYLTSIVGLDKRWLAAHEIDANKIAGLAPLSGHAFTHFTIRSERGLGYNQAIIDDLAPAYHARQDAPPMILVTGDRELDMLGRYEENAYLWRMLKGLGNKQVELYEMGGFDHGGTVDPGCQLVVKFVQKYSAAD; encoded by the coding sequence ATGCGATTCTGTTACGCCGCTTCCCTTGCGCTGGCTCTATTGTTTTCATCCGCTTGGCAAACGTCCGCCGTCGCGGCCAAGTACCAGACCGAAAGCGATGTTCCGTATCGCGAGGGAGACTCGCTCACCGACTACGAGCAAGAACGTTGTAAGCTTGACGTTTATTACCCGGCCGATACGAAGAACTTTACGACGGTCGTCTGGTTTCATGGCGGCGGATTGACCGGAGGACGCAAGTCAGTTCCCAAAGGTCTGCAGAGCAAAGGCTTCGCCGTGGTGACGGTCAATTATCGACTAAGCCCCAAAGTGAAAGCGCCCGCCTACATCGAAGACGCGGCGGCGGCGATCGCGTGGACATTTAAGAACATCCAGCGTTTCGGCGGCGATCCGAACAAGATCTTTGTGAGCGGATCGTCGGCTGGCGGATATCTCACCAGCATCGTCGGGCTCGATAAACGTTGGTTGGCCGCGCATGAGATTGACGCCAACAAGATCGCCGGGCTTGCTCCCCTCAGCGGGCACGCGTTCACCCACTTTACGATTCGCAGTGAACGAGGCTTGGGTTACAACCAAGCGATCATCGATGATCTTGCTCCGGCGTATCATGCGCGCCAAGACGCACCGCCGATGATTCTGGTTACCGGCGATCGCGAGCTTGACATGCTAGGACGCTACGAAGAGAACGCCTATCTCTGGCGCATGTTGAAAGGCTTGGGAAACAAACAGGTCGAACTGTACGAAATGGGTGGGTTCGATCACGGCGGCACAGTCGATCCAGGCTGCCAACTCGTAGTCAAATTCGTGCAGAAGTACTCGGCCGCCGACTAA